Proteins found in one Crassostrea angulata isolate pt1a10 chromosome 3, ASM2561291v2, whole genome shotgun sequence genomic segment:
- the LOC128177629 gene encoding centrosomal protein of 120 kDa-like isoform X2, which produces MVEKDKFLVVISVLEGRRFPKRAKHKIVIEARFDGELLSTDPVDHIETPNFTQELAWELDKKGLQQHRLQRTSIKIQCYATDGSGTVKEAVGYVVLDLRSITTKQTPKWYPLLHSKYSKNKSEIRLAIYLEDDKSGEQETSFKAKDAPARLLDDTQSLGIDPRHLQPLLNEAEGFYQIGPKLKCKEQFILSVTIAQASNLTQLIPSSQPLPVTASGYFFYFSLLGNDVTNETFHDLIHPNFPAERASVKIRSNVDTLRAFFSCQPGIQVHLCCGEQSLGSCEIPLKDLLVKNSTEIYMKPVSIEGSFQLVPPNKTKQQITPAPGDLSPMVGVSIVLRKEETVMPSSATDNTQETKVLGSPVRDRDLSPPRKAASPPAKAKKSPGKQQDKGREPAKQEQARAGDEYEDDFEETQEFVSSFEEDKGAKKTKDTGAPRSPHRKETGAPRSPLSPVRSHPVDSQTTTSTHLAIPPAAHHFTFSIDLRSIKDFHSTATLMVFLRYSYPFFGSAAPILTNPPVEIRKGMEVILPQSFCAFDFACTIQQLQETFLRVPLVIEVWHRDKQLSQDVMIGTGELPLDRIVTTDKFKVSGSTGSPGWRQTFHDRLGITASDSSHQKVGEVCFVLCLEDWGPITAQQIVVQQEAPPPVIGSPARSPKVSRKVVSPEQPRETAEYQAAVELEMWKESQEQMFENQLKQKEIMYMKALAEEWKKRDREREIIMKKKLAEYTQSEEKLRKTLLDLQKREKQLAANEQEVTRQRVELQREHDRKLQEMKEASHRMKEDCHHQVELERMKVREIEGIVERHKNELGEMEKKYRSLEKDFAVYKEQQNSKPEVRLQSEINLLTLEKVELERKIDALSKSKLHYKQQWGRALKELARLKQKEQASAKAELKRQQQELEHMRLRYLAAEEKEVVNSEKRELEELKNELSKLKKLEEEKGKFGNEDSPRDGTRPFQPDLDLSLDDHISRLIEERDTLLRTGVYSTQDKIIAELDRQIRESIAQKKTNAL; this is translated from the exons ATGGTGGAAAAAGACAAATTTTTAGTTGTTATTTCTGTTTTAGAAG GTAGACGATTCCCAAAGCGAGCTAAACACAAGATTGTAATTGAAGCTCGTTTTGATGGGGAGCTTTTGTCCACAGACCCTGTTGATCACATAGAGACCCCAAATTTCACACAAGAACTAGCATGGGAACTAGACAAGAAAGGCCTACAGCAACACCGACTTCAGAGGACTTCCATAAAGATCCAGTGTTATGCTACAGATGGATCCGGCACGGTCAAAGAGGCGGTGGGATACGTGGTGCTCGACCTCAGATCCATCACCACCAAACAG aCTCCCAAATGGTACCCACTTCTTCACTCCAAGTACAGCAAAAATAAATCTGAGATACGATTAGCTATTTATCTAGAAGATGACAAAAGTGGGGAGCAGGAAACATCCTTCAAAGCCAAAGATGCCCCCGCCAGAC TGCTGGACGACACCCAGAGCCTGGGAATTGACCCCCGCCATTTACAGCCCCTCCTTAACGAAGCGGAGGGCTTCTATCAAATCGGACCGAAGCTGAAGTGTAAAGAACAATTCATCCTCTCTGTCACCATCGCACAGGCCTCAAACTTAACCCAG ctgaTTCCGAGCTCCCAGCCCCTCCCTGTGACGGCTAGTGGCTACTTCTTCTACTTCTCCCTGCTCGGTAACGATGTGACAAACGAGACTTTTCACGATTTGATTCATCCGAACTTTCCAGCTGAGCGGGCCTCCGTCAAGATCCGGAGTAACGTGGACACACTGCGAGCGTTCTTTTCCTGTCAGCCTGGAATACAG GTACATTTATGTTGTGGTGAACAGTCATTAGGAAGTTGTGAGATTCCTTTGAAAGACCTTCTAGTCAAGAATAGCACAGAGATCTACATGAAGCCAGTATCTATCGAGGGATCATTCCAACTGGTCCCTCCTAACAAAACTAAGCAGCAAATCACCCCTGCCCCTGGGGATCTCTCCCCCATGGTGGGGGTGTCCATCGTATTGAGGAAAGAGGAAACG GTTATGCCCTCCAGTGCAACAGACAACACCCAGGAAACCAAAGTGTTGGGGTCCCCAGTCAGAGACAGAGACCTGAGCCCACCCAGGAAAGCTGCCTCACCCCCTGCCAAGGCCAAGAAATCCCCGGGAAAACAGCAGGACAAAGGCCGGGAACCAGCCAAACAAGAACAAGCTAGGGCAGGGGATGAGTACGAAGATGACTTTGAAGAGACCCAGGAATTTGTCAGTAGTTTCGAGGAAGACA AAGGTGCTAAGAAAACCAAGGATACAGGTGCCCCCCGCAGTCCGCACAGAAAGGAGACAGGTGCCCCCCGCAGTCCCCTTAGTCCAGTCAGATCACACCCAG TGGACAGTCAGACCACCACCTCCACTCACCTGGCCATACCACCCGCCGCCCACCACTTCACCTTCTCCATCGACCTGCGCAGCATCAAGGACTTCCACAGCACCGCCACTCTGATGGTCTTCCTCAG ATATTCCTATCCTTTTTTTGGGAGTGCGGCACCAATTTTGACAAATCCACCGGTCGAGATAAGAAAAGGAATGGAAGTGATTCTGCCCCAGTCCTTCTGTGCGTTTGACTTTGCCTGTACCATTCAGCAGCTTCAGGAAACCTTTCTGAG AGTTCCCCTTGTGATTGAGGTATGGCACCGAGACAAACAGCTCTCCCAGGATGTGATGATTGGGACCGGGGAACTACCGCTGGACCGCATCGTCACCACAGACAAGTTCAAAGTCTCT GGTAGCACAGGCTCACCTGGCTGGAGACAGACCTTCCATGACAGACTGGGAATCACAGCCAGTGACAG CAGTCACCAGAAGGTCGGCGAGGTTTGTTTTGTCCTGTGTCTAGAGGACTGGGGACCAATCACAGCGCAGCAAATTGTCGTCCAACAGGAGGCGCCACCG CCAGTGATTGGATCCCCGGCCCGGTCCCCAAAGGTTTCCAGGAAGGTCGTGAGTCCGGAGCAGCCCCGGGAGACTGCTGAGTACCAAGCAGCCGTGGAACTGGAGATGTGGAAGGAGTCCCAGGAACAGATGTTTGAGAACCAG CTGAAGCAGAAAGAAATAATGTACATGAAGGCTTTAGCTGAGGAGTGGAAGAAACGAGACAGAGAAAGGGAgataataatgaagaaaaag TTGGCTGAGTACACTCAGTCGGAGGAGAAGCTGAGGAAGACGCTGCTAGATCTACAGAAACGCGAGAAACAGCTGGCAGCCAATGAACAGGAG GTGACGCGACAGCGTGTGGAGCTACAGAGAGAACACGACCGGAAGCTTCAGGAGATGAAGGAGGCCTCCCACAGGATGAAGGAGGACTGTCACCACCAGGTGGAGCTAGAGAG aatgaAGGTCCGAGAAATAGAGGGCATAGTGGAGCGGCACAAGAATGAG CTTGGTGAAATGGAAAAGAAATACCGAAGCTTGGAGAAGGACTTTGCTGTTTATAAAGAACAACAGAACAGTAAGCCTGAGGTCCGACTTCAGTCAGAAATCAACCTCCTGACCTTGGAGAAG GTGGAGTTAGAGAGGAAGATTGACGCACTGTCCAAGTCAAAGCTTCACTACAAGCAGCAGTGGGGGCGGGCCCTAAAGGAACTAGCCCGCCTCAAACAAAAGGAGCAGGCGTCGGCCAAGGCGGAGCTAAAGCGACAGCAGCAGGAGCTGGAACACATGAGGCTGAGGTACCTCGCGGCCGAGGAGAAGGAGGTGGTCAACTCGGAGAAGAGGGAGCTGGAGGAACTCAAGAATGAACTCTCAAA GTTGAAGAAGCTAGAGGAGGAGAAGGGAAAGTTTGGGAATGAGGACAGCCCCAGGGACGGGACACGTCCCTTCCAGCCCGACCTTGACCTCAGTCTGGATGACCACATCAGTCGTCTGATCGAGGAGCGAGACACACTTCTCAGGACTGGGGTCTACTCGACCCAGGACAAAATCATCGCCGAGCTCGACCGACAGATCCGAGAGTCCATCGCTCAGAAGAAGACCAATGCCTTATAG
- the LOC128177629 gene encoding centrosomal protein of 120 kDa-like isoform X1 encodes MVEKDKFLVVISVLEGRRFPKRAKHKIVIEARFDGELLSTDPVDHIETPNFTQELAWELDKKGLQQHRLQRTSIKIQCYATDGSGTVKEAVGYVVLDLRSITTKQTPKWYPLLHSKYSKNKSEIRLAIYLEDDKSGEQETSFKAKDAPARLLDDTQSLGIDPRHLQPLLNEAEGFYQIGPKLKCKEQFILSVTIAQASNLTQLIPSSQPLPVTASGYFFYFSLLGNDVTNETFHDLIHPNFPAERASVKIRSNVDTLRAFFSCQPGIQVHLCCGEQSLGSCEIPLKDLLVKNSTEIYMKPVSIEGSFQLVPPNKTKQQITPAPGDLSPMVGVSIVLRKEETVMPSSATDNTQETKVLGSPVRDRDLSPPRKAASPPAKAKKSPGKQQDKGREPAKQEQARAGDEYEDDFEETQEFVSSFEEDKGAKKTKDTGAPRSPHRKETGAPRSPLSPVRSHPVDSQTTTSTHLAIPPAAHHFTFSIDLRSIKDFHSTATLMVFLRYSYPFFGSAAPILTNPPVEIRKGMEVILPQSFCAFDFACTIQQLQETFLRVPLVIEVWHRDKQLSQDVMIGTGELPLDRIVTTDKFKVSGSTGSPGWRQTFHDRLGITASDSSHQKVGEVCFVLCLEDWGPITAQQIVVQQEAPPQPVIGSPARSPKVSRKVVSPEQPRETAEYQAAVELEMWKESQEQMFENQLKQKEIMYMKALAEEWKKRDREREIIMKKKLAEYTQSEEKLRKTLLDLQKREKQLAANEQEVTRQRVELQREHDRKLQEMKEASHRMKEDCHHQVELERMKVREIEGIVERHKNELGEMEKKYRSLEKDFAVYKEQQNSKPEVRLQSEINLLTLEKVELERKIDALSKSKLHYKQQWGRALKELARLKQKEQASAKAELKRQQQELEHMRLRYLAAEEKEVVNSEKRELEELKNELSKLKKLEEEKGKFGNEDSPRDGTRPFQPDLDLSLDDHISRLIEERDTLLRTGVYSTQDKIIAELDRQIRESIAQKKTNAL; translated from the exons ATGGTGGAAAAAGACAAATTTTTAGTTGTTATTTCTGTTTTAGAAG GTAGACGATTCCCAAAGCGAGCTAAACACAAGATTGTAATTGAAGCTCGTTTTGATGGGGAGCTTTTGTCCACAGACCCTGTTGATCACATAGAGACCCCAAATTTCACACAAGAACTAGCATGGGAACTAGACAAGAAAGGCCTACAGCAACACCGACTTCAGAGGACTTCCATAAAGATCCAGTGTTATGCTACAGATGGATCCGGCACGGTCAAAGAGGCGGTGGGATACGTGGTGCTCGACCTCAGATCCATCACCACCAAACAG aCTCCCAAATGGTACCCACTTCTTCACTCCAAGTACAGCAAAAATAAATCTGAGATACGATTAGCTATTTATCTAGAAGATGACAAAAGTGGGGAGCAGGAAACATCCTTCAAAGCCAAAGATGCCCCCGCCAGAC TGCTGGACGACACCCAGAGCCTGGGAATTGACCCCCGCCATTTACAGCCCCTCCTTAACGAAGCGGAGGGCTTCTATCAAATCGGACCGAAGCTGAAGTGTAAAGAACAATTCATCCTCTCTGTCACCATCGCACAGGCCTCAAACTTAACCCAG ctgaTTCCGAGCTCCCAGCCCCTCCCTGTGACGGCTAGTGGCTACTTCTTCTACTTCTCCCTGCTCGGTAACGATGTGACAAACGAGACTTTTCACGATTTGATTCATCCGAACTTTCCAGCTGAGCGGGCCTCCGTCAAGATCCGGAGTAACGTGGACACACTGCGAGCGTTCTTTTCCTGTCAGCCTGGAATACAG GTACATTTATGTTGTGGTGAACAGTCATTAGGAAGTTGTGAGATTCCTTTGAAAGACCTTCTAGTCAAGAATAGCACAGAGATCTACATGAAGCCAGTATCTATCGAGGGATCATTCCAACTGGTCCCTCCTAACAAAACTAAGCAGCAAATCACCCCTGCCCCTGGGGATCTCTCCCCCATGGTGGGGGTGTCCATCGTATTGAGGAAAGAGGAAACG GTTATGCCCTCCAGTGCAACAGACAACACCCAGGAAACCAAAGTGTTGGGGTCCCCAGTCAGAGACAGAGACCTGAGCCCACCCAGGAAAGCTGCCTCACCCCCTGCCAAGGCCAAGAAATCCCCGGGAAAACAGCAGGACAAAGGCCGGGAACCAGCCAAACAAGAACAAGCTAGGGCAGGGGATGAGTACGAAGATGACTTTGAAGAGACCCAGGAATTTGTCAGTAGTTTCGAGGAAGACA AAGGTGCTAAGAAAACCAAGGATACAGGTGCCCCCCGCAGTCCGCACAGAAAGGAGACAGGTGCCCCCCGCAGTCCCCTTAGTCCAGTCAGATCACACCCAG TGGACAGTCAGACCACCACCTCCACTCACCTGGCCATACCACCCGCCGCCCACCACTTCACCTTCTCCATCGACCTGCGCAGCATCAAGGACTTCCACAGCACCGCCACTCTGATGGTCTTCCTCAG ATATTCCTATCCTTTTTTTGGGAGTGCGGCACCAATTTTGACAAATCCACCGGTCGAGATAAGAAAAGGAATGGAAGTGATTCTGCCCCAGTCCTTCTGTGCGTTTGACTTTGCCTGTACCATTCAGCAGCTTCAGGAAACCTTTCTGAG AGTTCCCCTTGTGATTGAGGTATGGCACCGAGACAAACAGCTCTCCCAGGATGTGATGATTGGGACCGGGGAACTACCGCTGGACCGCATCGTCACCACAGACAAGTTCAAAGTCTCT GGTAGCACAGGCTCACCTGGCTGGAGACAGACCTTCCATGACAGACTGGGAATCACAGCCAGTGACAG CAGTCACCAGAAGGTCGGCGAGGTTTGTTTTGTCCTGTGTCTAGAGGACTGGGGACCAATCACAGCGCAGCAAATTGTCGTCCAACAGGAGGCGCCACCG CAGCCAGTGATTGGATCCCCGGCCCGGTCCCCAAAGGTTTCCAGGAAGGTCGTGAGTCCGGAGCAGCCCCGGGAGACTGCTGAGTACCAAGCAGCCGTGGAACTGGAGATGTGGAAGGAGTCCCAGGAACAGATGTTTGAGAACCAG CTGAAGCAGAAAGAAATAATGTACATGAAGGCTTTAGCTGAGGAGTGGAAGAAACGAGACAGAGAAAGGGAgataataatgaagaaaaag TTGGCTGAGTACACTCAGTCGGAGGAGAAGCTGAGGAAGACGCTGCTAGATCTACAGAAACGCGAGAAACAGCTGGCAGCCAATGAACAGGAG GTGACGCGACAGCGTGTGGAGCTACAGAGAGAACACGACCGGAAGCTTCAGGAGATGAAGGAGGCCTCCCACAGGATGAAGGAGGACTGTCACCACCAGGTGGAGCTAGAGAG aatgaAGGTCCGAGAAATAGAGGGCATAGTGGAGCGGCACAAGAATGAG CTTGGTGAAATGGAAAAGAAATACCGAAGCTTGGAGAAGGACTTTGCTGTTTATAAAGAACAACAGAACAGTAAGCCTGAGGTCCGACTTCAGTCAGAAATCAACCTCCTGACCTTGGAGAAG GTGGAGTTAGAGAGGAAGATTGACGCACTGTCCAAGTCAAAGCTTCACTACAAGCAGCAGTGGGGGCGGGCCCTAAAGGAACTAGCCCGCCTCAAACAAAAGGAGCAGGCGTCGGCCAAGGCGGAGCTAAAGCGACAGCAGCAGGAGCTGGAACACATGAGGCTGAGGTACCTCGCGGCCGAGGAGAAGGAGGTGGTCAACTCGGAGAAGAGGGAGCTGGAGGAACTCAAGAATGAACTCTCAAA GTTGAAGAAGCTAGAGGAGGAGAAGGGAAAGTTTGGGAATGAGGACAGCCCCAGGGACGGGACACGTCCCTTCCAGCCCGACCTTGACCTCAGTCTGGATGACCACATCAGTCGTCTGATCGAGGAGCGAGACACACTTCTCAGGACTGGGGTCTACTCGACCCAGGACAAAATCATCGCCGAGCTCGACCGACAGATCCGAGAGTCCATCGCTCAGAAGAAGACCAATGCCTTATAG